A stretch of the Coriobacteriia bacterium genome encodes the following:
- a CDS encoding cytochrome c3 family protein, which yields LAGTGNANRALPGGFQRHQVILVGHDKLGPGEAACSVCHDDMTRNPGMLKAIDGSLIDIKTGDISLVCYRCHENKYKEFKAGTHGKHQASCVAAGCHDPHTPGYIYAPPLMPFVGTGFQFKVLPTREPFKALASPAPNPPVTTPWWFAAIAAVGVVTAGGLIGMLASGRFKR from the coding sequence CTGGCGGGCACCGGCAACGCCAACCGCGCGCTTCCAGGTGGCTTCCAGCGTCACCAAGTCATTCTCGTCGGTCACGACAAGCTCGGCCCGGGCGAGGCGGCGTGCTCCGTCTGCCACGACGACATGACGCGCAACCCCGGGATGCTCAAAGCGATCGATGGCTCGCTGATCGATATCAAGACAGGCGACATCTCGCTTGTCTGCTACCGCTGTCACGAGAACAAGTACAAGGAGTTCAAAGCCGGCACGCACGGCAAGCACCAGGCCAGTTGCGTTGCGGCCGGGTGCCACGACCCGCACACGCCGGGCTACATATATGCTCCGCCGCTGATGCCGTTCGTGGGCACCGGCTTCCAGTTCAAGGTTCTGCCCACGCGCGAGCCCTTCAAGGCGCTCGCCTCTCCCGCACCCAACCCTCCGGTCACGACGCCATGGTGGTTCGCGGCGATCGCGGCTGTCGGTGTGGTGACGGCGGGCGGGCTTATCGGCATGCTGGCTTCAGGAAGGTTCAAGCGATGA
- a CDS encoding 4Fe-4S dicluster domain-containing protein, with protein MSHENGRVSASEETAEFKATISRRQFLQRVGIVAGLVVVGAIPAVLTSPETLPSADGAESGAPTLASKINPLQHIIDQDQPVNYPGKPVWYADPAGNQKWAMVIDVKACVGCRKCVYACVKENNIGRNSGFTYIKVLEMEPGSVDLETSNANYTEGGSPDKWYLPVQCMHCAKPTCVYGCPVKATWKEPDGIVLIDYNKCIACRNCIVTCPYAARHFNWVDPEVPKAEINPKVPLQQKSGVVEKCTFCVQRTRNGMTTACTEACPVGARKFGDLNDPNSDVSVLIRTRRAFRLKEDLGSGPMIWYVG; from the coding sequence ATGAGCCACGAAAATGGTCGCGTCTCGGCGAGCGAGGAAACCGCCGAGTTCAAGGCTACGATCTCTCGGCGGCAGTTCCTCCAGCGAGTGGGCATCGTCGCTGGTCTGGTGGTAGTGGGCGCGATCCCCGCAGTGCTCACCTCGCCGGAGACCCTCCCCTCGGCAGACGGTGCTGAGTCCGGGGCGCCCACGCTCGCCAGCAAGATCAACCCGCTGCAGCACATCATCGACCAGGATCAGCCCGTCAACTACCCGGGCAAGCCCGTCTGGTATGCCGACCCCGCCGGCAACCAGAAGTGGGCGATGGTCATCGACGTGAAGGCTTGCGTTGGATGCCGCAAGTGCGTCTACGCATGCGTCAAAGAGAACAACATCGGCCGCAACTCAGGCTTTACCTACATCAAAGTGCTGGAGATGGAGCCGGGCTCGGTCGACCTGGAGACGTCCAACGCCAACTACACGGAGGGCGGCTCGCCCGACAAGTGGTATCTGCCCGTCCAGTGCATGCACTGTGCGAAGCCCACGTGTGTCTACGGGTGCCCGGTCAAGGCGACGTGGAAGGAGCCCGACGGCATCGTGCTCATCGATTACAACAAGTGCATCGCATGCCGCAACTGCATCGTGACGTGCCCGTACGCCGCCCGCCACTTCAACTGGGTCGACCCAGAAGTTCCCAAGGCCGAGATCAACCCCAAGGTGCCCCTTCAGCAGAAGTCTGGCGTTGTGGAGAAGTGCACGTTCTGCGTCCAGCGCACCCGCAACGGCATGACCACCGCATGCACGGAGGCCTGCCCGGTTGGTGCTCGCAAGTTCGGCGACCTGAACGACCCTAACAGCGACGTTTCGGTTCTCATCCGCACGAGGCGGGCGTTCCGGCTCAAGGAAGACCTCGGCTCCGGTCCCATGATCTGGTATGTGGGGTGA
- the nrfD gene encoding polysulfide reductase NrfD — translation MTDATAKSRPGVVRFIGVDFDFGALKAASPRYWTWVGVLGAFMAVGAVAWLVYMTHGGAVMAMRDGTPWGLWFTNYMYYVGLAAGGLVVYASVHLFGAEQFRPLSRLAVLLAGVLVMLALLGIVTDMERPWRAVWMLLTPNPTSPFVYTGSAANIYMIICFVDLWVLITGKGGHKLALTMTLIALPAAIYLHTTTAFVLSMNKSRELWHSAMMVPIFLTSATASGVSLLLIVAYIVQSLTKMKFKPSMFRSLSTLLATVMIIDLFMLVVEILSIFWPTSAEPGHTIRMMEFFTGTYTWFFVPVLVLGGTAFALLSRRKTRHLPAVQITAASLYVFAVFLKRYSLEGMGFVRDPLGQYIGLYVPSAVEIFLALGILAFGMLLVTLALKVLPIEVPEDDGHGEPVIDYDAEFNAAARAELEPEVAS, via the coding sequence ATGACTGATGCAACAGCCAAATCCCGCCCCGGCGTAGTCCGTTTCATCGGCGTGGACTTCGACTTCGGTGCACTAAAGGCCGCCAGCCCGCGCTACTGGACGTGGGTGGGCGTGCTCGGTGCGTTCATGGCAGTGGGTGCCGTTGCGTGGCTCGTGTACATGACGCACGGCGGAGCCGTCATGGCGATGCGCGACGGCACGCCGTGGGGCCTGTGGTTCACCAACTACATGTACTACGTCGGGCTGGCAGCCGGCGGCCTGGTCGTCTACGCCAGCGTGCATCTATTCGGCGCGGAGCAGTTCAGGCCGCTCTCACGCCTGGCCGTCCTGCTCGCCGGCGTCCTGGTCATGCTGGCACTTCTCGGCATCGTGACGGACATGGAGCGGCCGTGGCGAGCCGTCTGGATGCTGCTGACGCCAAACCCCACCTCACCGTTCGTGTATACGGGTAGTGCGGCCAACATCTACATGATCATCTGCTTCGTGGACCTGTGGGTTCTGATCACCGGCAAGGGCGGCCACAAGCTGGCCCTCACGATGACGCTCATCGCGCTTCCGGCGGCCATCTATCTGCACACCACAACGGCATTCGTGCTCTCGATGAACAAGTCTCGCGAGCTGTGGCATTCGGCGATGATGGTGCCGATCTTCTTGACCTCGGCAACGGCGTCGGGAGTATCGCTCCTCTTGATCGTTGCCTACATCGTCCAATCGCTGACGAAGATGAAGTTCAAGCCGAGCATGTTCCGCAGCCTTTCGACGCTGCTCGCAACGGTCATGATCATCGACCTGTTCATGCTCGTGGTCGAGATCCTGTCCATATTCTGGCCCACGTCCGCCGAGCCCGGTCACACCATCAGGATGATGGAGTTCTTCACAGGAACGTACACGTGGTTCTTCGTGCCAGTCCTTGTCTTGGGAGGCACCGCGTTTGCCCTGTTGTCGCGTCGCAAGACCCGACATCTGCCGGCCGTACAGATCACCGCTGCGTCGCTCTATGTGTTCGCCGTGTTCCTCAAGCGCTACTCGCTTGAAGGCATGGGCTTCGTTCGCGACCCGCTGGGTCAGTACATCGGATTGTACGTTCCAAGCGCCGTCGAGATCTTCCTCGCCCTGGGCATTCTGGCGTTCGGCATGTTGCTCGTGACGCTTGCGCTGAAGGTGCTTCCGATCGAGGTGCCGGAGGACGACGGTCACGGCGAGCCTGTGATCGACTACGACGCCGAGTTCAATGCTGCTGCCCGAGCTGAGCTTGAGCCGGAGGTGGCGTCGTGA